The following nucleotide sequence is from Thermodesulfobacteriota bacterium.
CGCTTATGGGTTGAAACGGCCTGGGGCCGGTGTTGCCTGACTTATGCCGGCGAGCCTTTTCTTCTTTTTGGCATCACCCTCCCGGGCAGCATAAACAAAGCCGGACCGGATTCAAAACTGGAAACCGGGGCGGTCCATCCATCGGCCATCCTGGTCGGGCAAGCCCTGGCGGATTATTTTGACGGCTGCGGACCGGCCGTGATCCCCGGAAAATGGCTGGCCCTGGAACAGCTGACCGCCAACGAGCGGCTTGTTTTGAAAGCCGTCCGCCAAATCCCCTATGGCGCCACCCGCACCTACGCTGAGGTGGCCGGCATGGCCGGTTTTCCCCGCGGCGCCCGGTTTGCCGGCAACACCCTGCACAAGAACCCCTTTCCGGTCATCATTCCCTGCCACCGGGTGGTGCGGTCGGACGGCAGCATCGGCGGTTTCGCGTCGGGTTGCGAAATGAAAGAGAAAATGATAGCGCTGGAAAGACAAAAGGGTTCAAGGGGTCAAGGATTCAAGGGATCGAGGGGATAGCATGCGGTATATCGCCGATCTCCATGTTCATTCCAGATTTTCCCGGGCAACGGCCCGGGATCTGGACCTGGAGCATCTTCATATTTTTTCCCAGTTAAAAGGAATCACCGTAGTCGCCACCGGCGATTTCACCCATCCGGAGTGGTTCGCCGAACTGCGGGAAAAACTGGAGCCGGCGGAGGACGGTCTGTTCCGGTTGAAAAAGGAGATCGCCGAGGCCTGCGACCAGCGGGTTCCCCCTTCCTGCCGGCGGCCGGTGCGGTTTATCCTGTCCACCGAAATCAGCAACATCTACAAAAAAAACGACCGGACCCGGAAAAACCATCATCTGGTCTTCATGCCGGACCTGGATACGGCGGCGCGATTCAATACCCGGCTGGAGGCCATCGGCAATATCCGCTCGGACGGACGGCCGATCCTGGGCCTTGACGCCAGAAACCTGCTGGAGATCGTCCTGGAAACCTCCGCCGACGCCTTTCTCATCCCGGCCCATATCTGGACGCCCTGGTTTTCCCTGTTCGGGTCCAAATCCGGGTTTGACGCCATCGGCGACTGCTTTGAGGACCTGACGCCCCACATCTTTGCCGTGGAAACCGGCCTGTCCTCCGACCCGGCCATGAACTGGCGGGTATCCGGCATCGACGGCCTGACCCTGGTGTCCAATTCCGATGCCCACTCCCCGTCAAAACTGGGCCGGGAAGCCTGCATCCTGGATACGGCGCTATCCTATCCCGACCTGCGCCGGGCCATCAAAACCGGTGATCCGGCGCAGTTTCTGGGAACCTATGAATTCTTTCCCGAGGAAGGGAAATATCATTTTGACGGCCACCGCGCCTGCGGGGTCTGCTTTTCTCCCGACATCACCCGGCAGTACCACGGCCTCTGCCCGGCCTGCGGCAAGCCCCTGACCCTCGGTGTTTTATACCGGGTGGAGGAACTGGCCGACCGGGAACCGGGGAAAAAACCGGGCCGCCACCATCCTTATTACAGCCTGGTTCCCCTGGAGGAGATCCTGTCGGAAATCGCGGGGGTGGGGTCAAAATCAAAAAAAGTCGCCGCCGCCTATGACGGGGTCCTGGAAAAACTGGGGCCGGAGTTCGACGTGCTGTACACCCTGCCGGCCGAGGAGATCAGAAAAAGCGGGGTGGCCCTGCTGGATGTGGCCGTCGGACGCGTCCGGGACGGCCATGTCCATCTGACCCCCGGTTATGACGGAGAGTACGGCCGGGTCCGGGTGTTTACGGAAGACGAGAAAGAAGCCCTCCAGGGGCAGCAGCACCTTTTCCCCGATGATACCGGCAAGACGGACGCGGGCGGCCGGCGGACCCTTGCCTTGCGGGTAACCGTTGCCGCCAGAAAACCCGATGTCCAGCCCTCCCTGCCCGGCATCGCCGCCGGCGGCGAACCGGCTGCCGATCAGCCGGCGGATCCCTTCAAGGGCCTCAACAGCCGGCAGATGGAAGCCGTCAGCCACGGCGACGGCCCGCTGATGATCGTCGCCGGTCCGGGTTCCGGGAAAACCCATACCCTCACCTGCCGCATCGCCCGTCTGATCCGGGAAAACAGGGTTGCCGCCGAAAACATCCTGGCCATTACCTTTACCAACCGGGCCGCGGCTGAAATGGCCCGGCGGATTGAGCAAATGGTCGATAAAGCATCCGGCCGGCCGCAGGTGTCCACCTTTCACGCCTTCTGCTTTTCGCTTTTAAAGGAAGGACCGGAAACGGTCCCGGTGATCCTGGACGAAACCGATCAGCGGCAGATGATGGCCGATGCCGTCGAGAGCGCGGCCATGGCCGAAACGGTCGGAAAACTGTCTCCCGGCCGTTTCGCGGAAGTCATCGCCCGGGCCAAACAACGACTGCTCTCGTCCGCGGATGACCTTTCCGCCATTGCCGGCGGCCTGCCGCCGGAGATCCTGTCCACGGTATATCAAAGCTACCAGCGCCTGATGTCGTCCGCCGGTCTTATGGACTTTGAAGATCTGATCGCTGCCGTCGTCCATCGCCTGGAACAGGACGACGCCTTTCGCGAAGACTGCCGGCGGCGGTTTCCTTACGTGTTCGTCGATGAGTATCAGGATATCAACTACGCCCAGTACCGGCTGATCCGGGCGCTGGTGCCGCCGGACGGCAACATCTGCGTCATCGGCGATCCGGATCAGGCGATTTACGGTTTCCGGGGATCGGATGCCGCTTTCTTCCAGACGTTTGACCGGGATTTTCCGAACGCCGCGACCGTCTGCCTGGACCGGAGCTACCGCTCCACCGAAACGATCCTTTCGGCCTCCTATCACGTCATCAGCCGGCAGCCGGACAATGACCGCCGGGTCAGGGTCTATTCGGGGATCACGGGATTGCCGGTCATCACCGTGGCCGGCCTGGCCACGGACCGGGCCGAAGCCACCTTTGTCGGCAAAACCATCGAATCTCTGGTCGGCGGGCTGGGTTTTTTTTCCGTGGATTCCGGCCAGGCCGGCTACGAGGATGACCGCAACGCCTATGGGTTTGCGGACATCGCCGTTCTTTTCCGGACCCGGGCCCAGGGAAATATCTTCGCCGATGTGCTGGGCGCCGCCGGCATTCCCTTTCATCTGGTCAGCCGGGAAAACATGTATGCCGCCAAAGGCATGGCGGAACTGATTTCCCTGTGGCGGCTGTGCAATGACGGCGGCACCATGATGGATTTTGAGCGGGTGCTGGCCGCCGGCGGGGGCAAAATAACGCCTCAAGCCAGAGAAGCGCTGGCCGCCTGGAAACGGAAACACGGCTTTTCGGTAGAGAGAATGATGCGGGCGCTGATCCGCTTTCCCGTTGACGGCATCGGCAGCGCCGTCCAGAACCGGCTGGCCGCTCTGGCGGGCAGCCTGCTGACCATGCGGGATGAGATGCGGCCGTTGGACGCGGAGGAGCAGCTCCTGTATCTTCTGGTCAGGCGATCGGACATCAGGGCGGTCATCGACAGCCGTCAGAAGACCCGGGATGCCTGCGACGCGCTGGTGCGGGAAGCGGCGGCGGGCGGGCTCGATCCCGGAGCCTTTCTGGCGGCGGTGAATCTGTCCTCGGACGCGGACGCCCAGTTGCCCGAGGCGGACCGGGTGCGCCTGATGACCATCCACGCGGCCAAGGGGCTCGAATTTCCGGTTGTGTTTGTGGCCGGCTGCGAGGACGGGTACCTCCCCTTGAAGCGCGGCGAGGATGAAGCGGTAGACGAGGCGGAGGAGCGCCGGCTGCTTTATGTGGCCATGACCCGCGCCCGGGATCAGCTTTTTTTTACTTATGCCAAACAGCGTCAGATCTTCGGTAAGATGGAACAGAGACGGATTTCCCCCTTTGCCGAAGATATTGAAAGCCGATTAAAGGTAAGCGCCGGCCTGGGAAAGGGAAAAAAGCCCCGGGGCGGGCCGGTGCAGATGGAATTGTTCTGACCCGGATATTTCATAAAAAATTTTCATGAAATATCCGGGCTAATGGGTTTGATATTACCCGTATTTATTGATAAAGGGTTTCGGGAAGCATGGAACAGCAACCGCTCACCGAAGAAGCGTTCGACAACGGTGTTACCCTGCGTCTTTACGATGCCTCGCGGAAACTGGCCGGAGACCGCTGGCTGGTGGCTCTGGCGGCCAGGGCCATGGTGCCGGTAAGAGAGCCCCAGTCACCGGACGCCACCCCGGAAGATTTTTCAACCTTCCGACAGGCGACAGGGGATGAGGTCGTGTTTGAGCAGAAGCGCGAACGGTATTTTATCGACGCATCGCGGAAAGCCGCGGTTTTTGAAGAGATGCTGGAAAGTTTCCGGTCGATGACCCGCACCTACGTGGCCCATCCCCAATTCCCGGCGCGTTTTGTCGCCAAGGCTTTCCGGGAATTTCTGGCCCGCAACAAGCTGAACGATCAGATGCGCGGAGGATTCGATTCCGAATGATCATGAAAGTCTTCAAGTGGGCCCTCATTCTCGGGCTGGTCCTGATTGTTCTGGCCCTGGGCGCCGGAGCGGCCTTCTTTTACCATGTCAGCCGGGACCTGCCGGAAATTTCCTCGCTCCGGGATTACCGGCCGCCGACCATTACCACGGTTCACGCGGACAACGGCCGGAAAATCGCCGAGTTCTATAATTGCCGGAGAATCGTCCTGCCCCTGCCGGAAATTCCGGAGCAGCTGATCAACGCCTTTGTGGATGCCGAAGACGCCCGGTTCTTTCAGCATACCGGCGTCGATCTGGTCAGTATTGTCCGCGCCGTTATCAAGAACATGACCGCCGGCGAGATTGTCCAGGGCGGCAGCACCATCACCCAGCAGGTGGCCAAGTCCTTTTTCCTCTCGTCGGAAAAAACCTTTGCCCGCAAAGCCAGGGAGGCGATTCTTTCCTACCGCATTGAAAAGCGGTTCTCCAAGGAAGATATTCTCTTTCTGTATCTCAACCAGATCTACCTTGGGCACGGCGCCTACGGGGTAGAGGCGGCCGCCGAAAACTATTTTGGAAAAGCCGTGGGGGAACTGAATCTGGCTGAATGCGCCATGCTGGCGGGTCTGCCCCAGGCACCCAGCCGCTACTCACCCTTCCGGTATCCGGCCCAGGCCAGAAAGCGGCAGTTGTATGTCATGAATCAGATGATGGAAAGCGGCCATATCACCGGGCAGGAAGCCGCCGCGGCACGGGAAATGGAAGTGGCTGTCCAATCGAAGAAAAGCTGGTTCCAGGAAACGACGCCCTGGTATTCGGAGTATGTCCGGCAGTACGTGGAAGAAAAGTACGGAAAGGATATGCTCTACAATCAGGGGCTTCAAATTTATGCCGCCGTCAACGTGGACATGCAGGAGGCCGCCCGGCGGGAGATTGACCGGGGATTGCGCGCCCTGGATAAGCGCCAGGGATACCGGGGTCCGATCGATCATCTGGACATCCAGGAGATCGAACCGTTTCTGGCCGAATTGACATCAACGTCCGAAAACGGGGACGCGGCGGCGGCGGACACCGCTGAAAACGGACGGACGGTTACCGCCGTGGTGGTCGAGGTGGACGACGACGAGGGAACCGTGCTGGTCCGGTTCCCCGGCGGCAGGGGCCGAATTTCCTTGGCGGATATGGCCTGGGCCAGGAAACCCAATCCCAGAGTTCCCTGGCATTTACCTTCAGCCAGAATCAGCCGGCCGTCCCAGGCTCTGTCCGTGGGGGACGTCATCCTCGTGACCATCCCCCCGGCGACGGATGCCATGGCCACTGCCGATAGCATGCCGCCGCAGACGGCCATGGCCGCGCCGGCCGGCGGATCGGATGATGTTCCGGTTTTTCTGGAACAGACGCCGACGGTGGAGTCGGCCCTGATCTGCATGGAAACGGGAACCGGACGGGTCAAAGCCATGGTCGGCGGCCGGAATTTTTCCAAGAATCAGTTCAATCGGGCCATTCAATCCAGACGCCAGCCGGGCTCGGCCTTCAAGCCGATCATCTACGCCGCCGCCCTGGACAAAGGCTATACAGCGGCCAGCATGATCGTCGATTCAGCCATTGTCTATGAAGACCGGGAGCGCAATTTTGTCTGGAAACCCCACAACTACGAAGAAAAATTTTTCGGACCGACCCTGTTTCGCCTGGCCCTGGTCAAATCCCACAACATTCCGACCATTAAAATCCTCAAGGACATCGGCGTGGATTATGCGATCGCGTACGCCGAGAAAATGGGCATCACCGCGCCGCTGAGCCAGGACCTCTCAATCGCCCTGGGGTCGTCGGGAATACCGCCGATCGAATTGATCATCGCCTATTCCGTCTTCGCCAATTTGGGGGAACGGATAACCCCCCTTTTCATTGAGCGGATCATCGACCGTGACGGGCGGGTCCTGGAAGAAAACAAGGCCGGTTCGGTCCAAGTGATGGATAAAACCACGGCCTACATCATGACCAGCCTGCTGCAGGGGGTGGTGGAAGAGGGTACCGGCCAGAGAGTGCAGGCCCTTAACCGGCCGGTGGCGGGAAAGACGGGGACCACCGACAACCTTTATGATGCCTGGTTTGTGGGCTACACACCGGATTATGTGACGGCGGTCTGGGTCGGTTTTGACAAGGCCCGGTCCCTGGGCGCCGGAGAAACCGGCGCCAATGCCGCCAGTCCCATCTGGCTGGGGTTCATGCAGGATATCCTGCGGGATAAACCGGTTCAGTCCTTTACCGTGCCGGAGGGGGTGGCCTTCGCCCGGATCGACGCTGAAACCGGTCTGCTGCCCATTGCCGAATCCCGGGAAACCTTTTTTGAGTGCTTCAAGGAAGGAACCGTGCCCACCGAACACACGCCCCGGCCGGGAACGGTTGTCAGGGATGAGCAGTTTTTCAAACAGGGAATGTAATAGCCCGGTCGGCTATTGAGCGCTCTTTTTGCGGGCGTTAAACTCCCGGATCAGTTCCGAAAGTTGAATGGCTTTCTGGTCATACCGGTATTTGTTCTCCCTGGCCCGCTGTTTTTCTTCCGGTGTGACGGCAGCGGCCAGTTCCTCCTTGACCTGCGCCGCCTCCTCATTGATTCGCCTGGTTTCCTCCTCCAGTTGCCCGCGGGCGGTTTCCGGATCGTCCAGGTTGATATGGCTGTAATACTGTTCCTCGGGGACGGCGATCGGCTCTTCCGGATCATTGGCCAGGGTTTCGCTCTGGCTCTCGGTCGCCACTTCCTCGTTGCTTATGGGAGCACGTTCCCGGGACCTTTCCGGCC
It contains:
- a CDS encoding MGMT family protein; this encodes MMRGVRTGTGRQSTDRTLYRLWVETAWGRCCLTYAGEPFLLFGITLPGSINKAGPDSKLETGAVHPSAILVGQALADYFDGCGPAVIPGKWLALEQLTANERLVLKAVRQIPYGATRTYAEVAGMAGFPRGARFAGNTLHKNPFPVIIPCHRVVRSDGSIGGFASGCEMKEKMIALERQKGSRGQGFKGSRG
- a CDS encoding UvrD-helicase domain-containing protein, whose translation is MRYIADLHVHSRFSRATARDLDLEHLHIFSQLKGITVVATGDFTHPEWFAELREKLEPAEDGLFRLKKEIAEACDQRVPPSCRRPVRFILSTEISNIYKKNDRTRKNHHLVFMPDLDTAARFNTRLEAIGNIRSDGRPILGLDARNLLEIVLETSADAFLIPAHIWTPWFSLFGSKSGFDAIGDCFEDLTPHIFAVETGLSSDPAMNWRVSGIDGLTLVSNSDAHSPSKLGREACILDTALSYPDLRRAIKTGDPAQFLGTYEFFPEEGKYHFDGHRACGVCFSPDITRQYHGLCPACGKPLTLGVLYRVEELADREPGKKPGRHHPYYSLVPLEEILSEIAGVGSKSKKVAAAYDGVLEKLGPEFDVLYTLPAEEIRKSGVALLDVAVGRVRDGHVHLTPGYDGEYGRVRVFTEDEKEALQGQQHLFPDDTGKTDAGGRRTLALRVTVAARKPDVQPSLPGIAAGGEPAADQPADPFKGLNSRQMEAVSHGDGPLMIVAGPGSGKTHTLTCRIARLIRENRVAAENILAITFTNRAAAEMARRIEQMVDKASGRPQVSTFHAFCFSLLKEGPETVPVILDETDQRQMMADAVESAAMAETVGKLSPGRFAEVIARAKQRLLSSADDLSAIAGGLPPEILSTVYQSYQRLMSSAGLMDFEDLIAAVVHRLEQDDAFREDCRRRFPYVFVDEYQDINYAQYRLIRALVPPDGNICVIGDPDQAIYGFRGSDAAFFQTFDRDFPNAATVCLDRSYRSTETILSASYHVISRQPDNDRRVRVYSGITGLPVITVAGLATDRAEATFVGKTIESLVGGLGFFSVDSGQAGYEDDRNAYGFADIAVLFRTRAQGNIFADVLGAAGIPFHLVSRENMYAAKGMAELISLWRLCNDGGTMMDFERVLAAGGGKITPQAREALAAWKRKHGFSVERMMRALIRFPVDGIGSAVQNRLAALAGSLLTMRDEMRPLDAEEQLLYLLVRRSDIRAVIDSRQKTRDACDALVREAAAGGLDPGAFLAAVNLSSDADAQLPEADRVRLMTIHAAKGLEFPVVFVAGCEDGYLPLKRGEDEAVDEAEERRLLYVAMTRARDQLFFTYAKQRQIFGKMEQRRISPFAEDIESRLKVSAGLGKGKKPRGGPVQMELF
- a CDS encoding PBP1A family penicillin-binding protein codes for the protein MIMKVFKWALILGLVLIVLALGAGAAFFYHVSRDLPEISSLRDYRPPTITTVHADNGRKIAEFYNCRRIVLPLPEIPEQLINAFVDAEDARFFQHTGVDLVSIVRAVIKNMTAGEIVQGGSTITQQVAKSFFLSSEKTFARKAREAILSYRIEKRFSKEDILFLYLNQIYLGHGAYGVEAAAENYFGKAVGELNLAECAMLAGLPQAPSRYSPFRYPAQARKRQLYVMNQMMESGHITGQEAAAAREMEVAVQSKKSWFQETTPWYSEYVRQYVEEKYGKDMLYNQGLQIYAAVNVDMQEAARREIDRGLRALDKRQGYRGPIDHLDIQEIEPFLAELTSTSENGDAAAADTAENGRTVTAVVVEVDDDEGTVLVRFPGGRGRISLADMAWARKPNPRVPWHLPSARISRPSQALSVGDVILVTIPPATDAMATADSMPPQTAMAAPAGGSDDVPVFLEQTPTVESALICMETGTGRVKAMVGGRNFSKNQFNRAIQSRRQPGSAFKPIIYAAALDKGYTAASMIVDSAIVYEDRERNFVWKPHNYEEKFFGPTLFRLALVKSHNIPTIKILKDIGVDYAIAYAEKMGITAPLSQDLSIALGSSGIPPIELIIAYSVFANLGERITPLFIERIIDRDGRVLEENKAGSVQVMDKTTAYIMTSLLQGVVEEGTGQRVQALNRPVAGKTGTTDNLYDAWFVGYTPDYVTAVWVGFDKARSLGAGETGANAASPIWLGFMQDILRDKPVQSFTVPEGVAFARIDAETGLLPIAESRETFFECFKEGTVPTEHTPRPGTVVRDEQFFKQGM